One region of Strigops habroptila isolate Jane chromosome 11, bStrHab1.2.pri, whole genome shotgun sequence genomic DNA includes:
- the LMOD3 gene encoding leiomodin-3, with translation MSAPRQNSDDEEVCTEDIDEDEILANLSPEELKELQCEMEVMAPDPEVPTGMIQRDQTEKPPTGSFDHRSLVDYLYWQKASRRMLEDERVPITLLPSERSAVEDVEAKDRGSGRRVPGAEGKERHYKNEYLSNSGTQSGETKKDGSDEEKEGEEEDEEEEEDDDDEDEEEEDEEEDETELETKETYTSENRHSNQISKKPGTESGEGTEKPNEKKISKLNIPQKLALDTSFMKISARPSGNQTNLEESLEKVRKNNPDMKDLNLNNIENIPKEMLIDFVNAMKKNKNIKTFSLANVGADDNVAFALANMLRENRSITTLNIDSNFISGKGIVAIMRCLQYNETLTELRFHNQRSMLGHQAEMEIARLLKANATLLKMGYHFELPGPRMVVTNLLSRNLDKQRQKRQEEQRQQQMKEQKELIAMLENGLGLPPGMWEMLGGPLPQLRMHEPPQAPKPSDPMAVSLSKRQESARQQTPKQPSREKPVEFRVVKLKKIQRKPPVPEYVEPTEKTNLKDVIKTLKPVPRRRPPPLVEITPRDQLLNDIRQSNVAYLKPVPLPKQLE, from the exons ATGTCTGCACCCAGGCAAAACTCTGATGATGAAGAAGTGTGTACTGAGGACATCGATGAAGATGAAATCCTGGCAAACTTGTCCCCCGAGGAGCTAAAGGAGCTGCAGTGTGAGATGGAAGTCATGGCCCCAGACCCTGAAGTCCCAACTGGGATGATACAGAGGGATCAGACGGAGAAACCCCCAACGGGGAGCTTCGACCACAGGTCCCTGGTTGACTACCTGTACTGGCAGAAGGCATCCAGACGCATGCTTGAGGATGAGAGAGTTCCCATCACCCTCTTGCCCTCTGAG AGAAGTGCTGTGGAGGACGTAGAAGCAAAGGACAGAGGCAGCGGCAGGAGGGTGCCAGGAGCggagggaaaagagagacaTTACAAAAACGAGTACTTGTCCAACTCAGGAACACAATCTGGGGAGACAAAGAAGGATGGGAGTGATGAGGAGaaagagggggaggaggaagatgaagaagaagaggaagatgatgatgatgaagatgaggaggaagaggatgaagaggaagatgagaCCGAATTGGAAACAAAGGAGACTTACACCAGTGAGAACCGTCACAGTAATCAGATAAGTAAGAAACCAGGTACAGAATCAGGAGAAGGCacagaaaagccaaatgaaaagaagatatCAAAATTAAACATCCCCCAAAAGTTAGCACTGGATACGAGCTTCATGAAGATAAGTGCCAGGCCTTCAGGAAACCAAACCAATTTAGAAGAGAGTCTGGAGAAAGTCCgaaaaaacaacccagacaTGAAAGATCTCAACCTGAACAACATAGAAAACATCCCCAAAGAAATGCTGATAGACTTTGTCAATGCcatgaaaaagaataagaaCATAAAAACATTCAGCTTGGCCAACGTGGGAGCTGACGACAACGTGGCTTTCGCACTGGCCAACATGCTGCGGGAGAACAGGAGCATTACCACGCTGAACATCGACTCCAATTTCATCTCTGGCAAAGGGATCGTTGCCATCATGAGGTGCCTCCAGTACAACGAGACGCTGACGGAGCTCCGCTTTCACAACCAGCGGAGCATGCTGGGCCACCAGGCAGAAATGGAGATCGCCAGGCTGCTGAAAGCCAACGCCACCCTCCTTAAAATGGGCTATCACTTCGAACTGCCGGGGCCCAGGATGGTGGTGACCAACCTGCTCAGCAGAAACCTGGACAAGCAGAGGCAAAAGAGGCAAGAAGagcaaagacagcagcaaatgaaagagcagaaagagtTGATAGCAATGCTGGAAAATGGACTTGGGTTGCCTCCTGGCAtgtgggagatgctgggggGACCGCTGCCCCAGCTGAGGATGCACGAACCTCCGCAAGCCCCAAAACCATCTGACCCCATGGCTGTGTCTCTGAGCAAAAGGCAGGAGAGTGCGAGGCAGCAGACCCCCAAGCAGCCGAGCAGGGAGAAGCCTGTTGAATTCAGAGTGGTCAAGCTGAAGAAGATTCAGCGCAAACCCCCAGTGCCAGAGTACGTGGAACCCACCGAGAAAACCAACCTCAAAGACGTCATCAAAACGCTTAAACCAGTCCCCAGGAGAAGGCCACCTCCCCTGGTCGAAATAACTCCGAGAGATCAGCTACTAAACGACATTCGTCAGAGCAATGTTGCCTATCTTAAACCG GTTCCATTGCCAAAGCAGCTGGAGTGA
- the ARL6IP5 gene encoding PRA1 family protein 3 produces the protein MEVQVAPLRAWDDFFPGSDRFARPDFKDISKWNNRVVSNLLYYQTNYLMVAAAVVSIVGFLSPLNMLIGGTVVVLVFMGFVWVSHNKDILRKLKKQYPTSFVVVIMLSSYFLISYLGDVMVFMFGITLPLLLMFVHASLRLRNIKNKLENKMEGIGLKKTPMGIILDALEQQEDSINKLADYISKAKE, from the exons ATGGAGGTGCAGGTGGCGCCGCTGCGGGCCTGGGACGACTTCTTCCCCGGCTCGGACCGTTTCGCCCGGCCTGACTTCAAGGACATCTCGAAATGGAACAACCGGGTGGTCAGCAATCTGCTCTACTACCAGACCAACTACCTGATGGTGGCCGCCGCCGTCGTCTCCATCGTGGG atttctgaGTCCCCTGAATATGCTTATTGGTGGTActgtggtggtgctggtgttcATGGGGTTTGTGTGGGTATCACACAACAAGGATATCCTCCGCAAGCTGAAGAAACAGTACCCAACTTCATTTGTAGTGGTCATCATGCTATCTAGCTACTTCTTGATCTCCTACCTGGGAGATGTCATGGTGTTCATGTTTGGGATcactcttcctctcctct TGATGTTTGTCCATGCTTCTCTGAGGCTCCGGAACATAAAGAACAAGCTGGAGAACAAGATGGAAGGAATAGGCTTGAAGAAGACCCCGATGGGCATCATACTGGATGCTCTAGAACAGCAAGAGGATAGTATCAACAAACTGGCTGACTACATATCTAAAGCAAAGGAGTAA